A stretch of DNA from Methanogenium sp. S4BF:
GGCAAGTTCGTTTGTTGGCGGACTCAGTGGCGCCTTTATCCCCGTCAGCGAGGATCAGGGGATGATCGATGCGGTGAACCGCGGCGCCCTCACGATTGAAAAACTGGAGGCGATGACCTGTGTCTGCTCGGTCGGCCTTGATATGATCGCCATCCCCGGAACCACATCTGCTGCCACCATCTCCGGCATCATCGCCGATGAGGCGGCAATCGGCATGATTAACCAGAAGACAACCGCCGTCCGTTTGATTCCTGTTATCGGAAAAGATGTCGGAGATACCGTGGAATTCGGCGGGCTTTTAGGGCATGCGCCCATCCAGCGGGTCAATACCTTCAGCTGTGAGGCGTTTGTGAACCGCGGCGGCAGGATTCCTGCACCGATTCACAGTTTTAAGAACTGATACGAAGAAGCTCCGTTACTCATTCCTTTTTTATAGTCCATTCAGCCTGTCTGTACGGGGTGCCGTCTATCGACAAAACCCCGTCCTGCATACATATCTGAATACATTCAGGCCCTGTTCTGTCGCTGAAATGGTTATTTCATTCAATAAACCGGGAATCTCCCCGTTCGGACAAATCATTATCTTTGAATAAATATTATTTGAAAAAGAAGGAGATTTCCTTAAAATATCTGCTTGTGAGATGAGACGAATATGATTAACCATTATATACACGAATGTACAGCACCGTGCATCGTATTCTGCCTGATTGCGGGGTTCCTCCTCATCCCCGCCGGTGCAGGCGCGACCACCTGGAACGTCTCCCCCGTTGCGGGAGGGGAGTATGCCAACGTCACCAGTCTTCTGGACATCCCTGCCCTGAGTGACGGGGACACCATCCGCATCTGGGGCGTGGACGGACAGACCTTTGAAGGCGGCATTACGATCGACACACCGGATGTCCTCATCACCCGCTGGGAAGGGTCACCCGCAAGACCGCTCATCACCAATACCTCGCACACTGCTCCCGCGGTCACGGTCACGGCGGACAACGTCACCCTCCGGGGCCTCGATATTTCAAATAACCGTCTGGAAAATGAGGACGGCGCAGGGGTATGTGTCGCGGGGACGTCGTGGGACAACCATCTCCAGGGGTTCACAGTGACGGACTGTGTCTTTTCCGGGAATGCAGTGACAGGCAATACGCCTGCGACCGGGTCGTACAGTTCCGGGGGCGCAATCGGGTGCCGCTACGTCGACGCCGCCCTCATCACCAACACGACATGTGCGGACAATACGGCACATTATGGCGGAGGGGCGTATTTCATTCGTTCTTTTTCTGACACCGTGACAAACACGACATTCACGAACAATACGGCAGAAGAATCTGGCGGGGGGGCATATTTCGATCGCTCCGATTATGCCACCGTGACGAACACCACATTCACGAACAATACGGCCCATTTTGGCGGGGGGGCATGGTTCTGTATGTCCACGGAAGTCACCGTGAAGAACTCCACATTCACGAACAATACGGCACCAGATGGAGGGGGGGCGTTTTTCACAACATCCTTTTTTAGCACCGTGACGAACTGCCTCTTTGAGAACGATAATAACCTCCATACCATCGGTTCAGTTGGAATGACCCTGAGCGAACCGAACCTCATTGAATCGGCCAATATCATCGGCGGGCCGTACCGGGGCGGCAATGTCTGGCTGCGTGACCCCGCACAGAACATCTCCGAGTGGGGTGCTGATGCCGACTTCAACGGCATCTGTGACCAGTCCCTGACAATTCCCCCAGATCTTGCCACCGATTCCTTCCCGCTCATCTCCGGCGGCGGCACCGTAGCGTTCTCCGCGACACCGCAGGACGCCTTCGTGTATGTGGACGGCGTGAACAGCACCCGGACGGCAGAAGACCCGTTCTATCTCCGGGTGGGGGAGCATTGCATCACCCTCCAAAAGGACGGCTACATCCCCCGTGATGCAACGGTTACCGTCGTTGCGGAATCAACAGTCTCACTCGACATACACCTCACCGCCATTGTCCATCCCATGACATGGAATGTCTCGCCGGTTGCGGGGTATGGCAATTATTCCAATATGTCCCTCATCCCGGAGATCGGCGAGGGGGACACCATCCGTATCTGGGGCATGGACGGGCACACGTATGAGGGCGGCATCACCATCGACACACCGGATGTCCTCATCACCCGCTGGGAAGGGTCACCCGCAAGACCGCTCATCACCAATACCTCGCACACTGCTCCCGCGGTCACGGTCACGGCGGACAACGTCACCCTCCGGGGCCTCGATATTTCAAATAACCGTCTGGAAAATGAGGACGGCGCAGGGGTATGTGTCGCGGGGCCGTCGTGGGACAACCATCTCCAGGGGTTCACCGTGACGGACTGTGTCTTTTCCGGGAATGCAGTGACAGGCAATACGCCTGCGACCGGGTCGTACAGTTCCGGGGGCGCAATCGGGTGCCGCTACGTCGACGCCGCCCTCATCACCAACACGACATGTGCGGACAATACGGCACATTATGGCGGAGGGGCGTATTTCATTCGTTCTTTTTCTGCCACCGTGACAAACACGACATTCACGAACAATACGGCAGAAGAATCTGGCGGGGGGGCATGGTTCTATATGTCCCCGGATGTCACCGTGAAGAACTCCACATTCACGAACAATACGGCACCAGGTGGAGGGGGGGCGTTTTTCGATACATCCTTTTTTAGCACCGTGACGAACTGCCTCTTTGAGAACGATAAGAACCTGCTCACCGTGAGTTCAGAGGGAATGATCCTGAGCAAACCGAACCTCATAGAATCGACAAACATCATCGGCGGGCCGTACCTTGGCGGCAATGTCTGGCTGCGCGACCCCGCACAGAACATCTCCGAGTGGGGGGCCGATGCCGACTTCGACGGCATCTGCGATCAGTCTCTATCCTTCCAGTCTCTATCCGTCCAATATGGCACCGATTTCTTCCCGCTCGTCTATGGCGGCACGGTGGCAATCACTTCGACGCCGCAGGACGCCTTTGTCTATGTGGACGGGGTGAACACCACCCGCACGACGGATGCGTCCCTCTATCTCCCGGTCGGCGATCACCAGATGACAGTCGCACTCAGGGGGTATGTGACCCCCGCCAACAGGACGGTGACCGTCACCGCCGGGACCACCACCACCCTCGACTTCGACCTCGTGCGGGAGACCGGGTACCTCGAAGTCACGTCCGTCCCGGACGGGGCAGCGATTATTCTCGACGGCACGGATACCAATACTCGCACCAATGCAACCCTCGCAGACCCACTCCCCACCGGAGATTACAATGTGACCGTCACCCTGGACGGGTACATCACGCCCGCGGAAGAGGTGGTCACCATTACGACAGGCGACACCACTACCGTCAACTTTGACCTTGTCCGCGAGACCGGGTTCCTCGAGGTTACATCCGTCCCCGCAGGGGCGCATATCTTCCTCGACGGCACGGATACCCATACCCTGACCAACGCGACCCTCGCAGACCCACTTCCCACCGGGGAGTATAACGTCACCGTCGCCCTCGATGGCTATCTCACTCCTGAAAACAGAACCGTGACCATCACCGCAGGCGCAACGACATCGGTTTCCTTTACTCCCGAACGGATTCCCACCCCAATCCATCACGGTTCGGGCGGCGGGAACTCCGGTCTCTCGGCAGGGGCGGCAAACAGTCTTTCTGCCGGTGACACCGTCTCCTTTGCGGTGCAGAACTCCGCGTTTTGCGAAGTAAACATTACCGCCGGGGAACCGATCTCAGACATCCTCATCACCGTGGGAAGAACCACCCTGCCCTCCGGCACCGACGCCCCGCCGGGGGAGATCTATGAGTATGACGAGATACTCCTCTACCACACCACCGATGACAGGATCGCAGATGAGACCCTGAACTTCACGGTCTCAAAGACATGGCTCGCAGAGAATGACTTTGGTCCCGGTGATGTCACCCTCTACCGCCTTCACGATGGTGTGTGGGAGGAACTCGCAGTCCGCCTGACCGGTGAGGACGCCCAATCCTGTTTCTTCACGGCGGCAACGCCCGGGTTCTCGACCTTTGCAATCGCTGCGGTGCATGGCACCGGTGCCGCGGCCACCCTGGCACCAGCACCCGCACCCGCCATTGCAGAGCAGGCACCCGGTACTGCAAAACCCGCGACGCCCACATCCGCCGCAGCCGGCCCGACTCCGACACAGAGCCCGGTGCCGTACGGGTGTGCCGTCCTTGCAGCCGGTCTGATCTGCCTCATGAAAAAACGACGGGAATAATCCGGCAACGGAGCATATCCCTATCTCACCATTTTTCTGAAACGGCACCCTCTCCCTTTCGGAATCTGAAAAGAGCAGATGGCTGATGATAGCAACGGGTATGAAAACGAATCCACTTTGGATCATCATGGATCCTTTTTTTTGGCTGATCTTCTGACCCGGGGAGACCCGGATATACAGGCGGTGATACACCGTATTAGATCCGGTTCACACCCGGGAACTGCTCCGTAAGCATCATGCCGTATCCCTGCAGGGGGGATAAAAAATGAAAGAACGGTCTCTTTTGCAGGCACGGGTGATGTAAAATTCAGCAGCTGTCGCACGGACGCAGCCTGCTCAGTGCCACTCCCTTGCTGAACCATGCATGGGAATGTTCGGGGTCTATCGCAAGCGCCCGGTTGTAGGCATGAAGTGCCTCCTTATAGTTCTTCAGACCCATCAGTGCGTCCCCTTTGGTGTTCCAGGCATATGCGTCATCCGGATCCAGGGCAAGAGAGAGATCAGCCGCATCAATCGCCTCTTCAAACCGTTCCAGGAAATTCAGGGTGATGCCAAGGCTCACCCAGGAAGAGGTGTCGTCCGGATCGCATTCAAGTGCCTGGCAATAGGCCCTGACTGCCTCTTCGTAATCTTCGAGTTCATCAAGGGCGCACCCTTTATGATACCAGACGGAAGCGAGCGTAGAATCAAGGGCAAGAGCCAGATCGAAGGCATCAACTGCCTCTTCAAACTGTTCCAGATTCATCAGTGCAATGCCGAGGGAATCCCACGACGAGACGTCATCCGGGTCACATTCGAGTGAGCGGCTGTATGCCAGGGCCGCCTCACCGTATCGCTCCAGTTCAGCAAGGGCACAGCCTTTCTGATGCCATGCAGCGGCATAATCCGGACTGCATGCTATCGCCTGATCATATGCCGCAACCGCTTCCTCGTATTTTTCCTGATCTGTGAGCGCATTTCCTTCGGCAAAATATTCATCTGCGCATTGGGTTTCGGATTTTTCCATGTTGCTCCCTCCCTTTCGGTATCATTATTTCATTTCCTGCAATTCATACCCTTTTCTTTTCGAATCGGTGAACACTTTGGTTGACATCACCGGACGGACAAGGCTCCGTACCGCAGATGAGGCCCGCTCCGAAAGTGAATGAAAAAATTCTGCGTATGAACGGGATAGCTAAGGGTGCCGGATGGAACGTTCACATCAGGATTTTTTCTTTTCCGGATGGAGTGAGGATTATTATACTTGGAAAGACCTGATTTCAATCATATAACGGGGGGAAAAAATGTCAGACAGTCCTGTTGGCATAAAAGGATCGGCCATGATTGGAACGCTTGCGCATGAAGGATACTGTTTCATCCTTCCTGACCGGGACTATGTCCCGCTGGTCGTGACAAAAGCAACAGATAAAAACGGCCCCCCCGAGATACTGGGGCCGGTAACATCATTCGTAAAAAATCCAAAGGCGGCATTCCCCCATATCAGAACAGATGAACAAAAATGGGACATTACCGATTCCTATCAGGACAGGGATAAGGCGTCTATCGGTTTTACCACCCATGACCTGATCGCAAAGGTGCTGTCCGGGATGCTGAACATCAGCATTGCCGCCACGTATTCCGGGTTTGATTCAATCAGGATATCCTATACCAACGTCACGTCTGACAGTATCTATAAAACAGAAGTGCTGGATTACCTGCATGGCGGGGTTGTGACGGATAATCAGAGTATCAGCCGTTTATGCAGGAAATCGGACAAATGCTTTGTTATTTATGAAACCCTGAAAGCCCGCAGGTTTTCCATCTCTTTTCTGAACAGGCAGGAGGCTGCGACCGATAATGACATCCGTTTTTTCCTGGAGAGTGCCGGTGTTTCCGGAACAGGCGATTTTTCAGCAGTGAAGGATGGATCAATACACTATTCCGGAAAAGAGCCCCAGACGTTTGCCTTCAAGGGCGTTGGATTTCATCTCAAAAAAAGCCTCTTTTCCTCTGCACATTCCGTTGAAACCGGAGATCGATCGAAAGGGATATCCCATGGCAGAAAGGGTGTGCGGGAGTCTTCAGAAACACGGCCGGTTGCATCCGGAAAGAATCGCACGGTAAATGTGGTCTCGCTGCATCCGGAGAGAGTCGAAATTATGACGGATCAAAAAATGACCTTCAGTCCGTTCCGGTTTATATAAGTGCCATGCGGTGCAGGGAGACCCATCTTCCCCATGCAGAAGCACCGGGGCTTTCAATCGGACCTGACAGTTCCCTTTTTGTATCCCCGGCACCGAACCGGATGACAAACGGTTTTCATACTGTTCCCGGTGATCGGAATATATATCTGTCTTCAGTATCCCCTAGGGGGTATGCGATCGAATGTCTTTGGCGTCAGAAACATTCCGGAGACGCGTTTTGGGGGACCGGCCGACAGGGGTGTCGGCGACGGTGAAACAGCAGACGGGGTAACACCACTCCGTTCAGATTCCCGGCCTTTCATACGCAGCACAGGGGGGAAAAGCCGGTGACGAATCCGTCCGAAACCGGTGGTCAGGCCACTGAAGATACCAAATCCGGTTCTGCCACCGGCACCGGGGCCAAAACCCCACTCATTGAACAGCTCCTCGAAGGGAACCAGGCATTCAGGGACAATGAGTTCAGGGACAATCCTGAGCGATACCGGGAACTGGCCGTGGCACAGAGTCCCGGCGTCCTCTGGATCGGGTGTTCTGATTCGCGGGCGGCCCCGGAGCGCATTACCAGCGCCCCGCCCGGTGAGCTGTTTGTCACCCGGAATGTCGGCAATATTGTGCCCACCCATGACTGGAGCCTCTCGGCGGTTGTTGAATATTCCATCAGCCACCTGAAAGTGCAGGAGATCGTTGTTGTCGGCCATTCCGACTGCGGTGCCGTAAAGGCACTGGACAAGGATCTGCAGGACCCCTACATCCCGCTCTGGCTCAATGATGCCCGCGAGGCAAAGGCACGGGTCGATGCCCGGATTCCCAAAGCAGAGTCTCCTGAGGAATTAAAGGAACGCACGCACCAGATAGAGCTGGAAAATGTCAGGCTCCAGATTGAGCACCTGATGACCTACCCGTCCGTCCGGCAGGCCGTCGATGAGGGAAGAATCGAGGTGCACGGTCTGTACTATGACCTTACAACAGGCACCCTGTCCCGGGTGGTCTGAACCGGCGGGTATCCAGCCCCATCCCTGAACAATGAGAAATCAGACGAGGGGCAT
This window harbors:
- a CDS encoding tetratricopeptide repeat protein, with product MEKSETQCADEYFAEGNALTDQEKYEEAVAAYDQAIACSPDYAAAWHQKGCALAELERYGEAALAYSRSLECDPDDVSSWDSLGIALMNLEQFEEAVDAFDLALALDSTLASVWYHKGCALDELEDYEEAVRAYCQALECDPDDTSSWVSLGITLNFLERFEEAIDAADLSLALDPDDAYAWNTKGDALMGLKNYKEALHAYNRALAIDPEHSHAWFSKGVALSRLRPCDSC
- a CDS encoding PEGA domain-containing protein codes for the protein MINHYIHECTAPCIVFCLIAGFLLIPAGAGATTWNVSPVAGGEYANVTSLLDIPALSDGDTIRIWGVDGQTFEGGITIDTPDVLITRWEGSPARPLITNTSHTAPAVTVTADNVTLRGLDISNNRLENEDGAGVCVAGTSWDNHLQGFTVTDCVFSGNAVTGNTPATGSYSSGGAIGCRYVDAALITNTTCADNTAHYGGGAYFIRSFSDTVTNTTFTNNTAEESGGGAYFDRSDYATVTNTTFTNNTAHFGGGAWFCMSTEVTVKNSTFTNNTAPDGGGAFFTTSFFSTVTNCLFENDNNLHTIGSVGMTLSEPNLIESANIIGGPYRGGNVWLRDPAQNISEWGADADFNGICDQSLTIPPDLATDSFPLISGGGTVAFSATPQDAFVYVDGVNSTRTAEDPFYLRVGEHCITLQKDGYIPRDATVTVVAESTVSLDIHLTAIVHPMTWNVSPVAGYGNYSNMSLIPEIGEGDTIRIWGMDGHTYEGGITIDTPDVLITRWEGSPARPLITNTSHTAPAVTVTADNVTLRGLDISNNRLENEDGAGVCVAGPSWDNHLQGFTVTDCVFSGNAVTGNTPATGSYSSGGAIGCRYVDAALITNTTCADNTAHYGGGAYFIRSFSATVTNTTFTNNTAEESGGGAWFYMSPDVTVKNSTFTNNTAPGGGGAFFDTSFFSTVTNCLFENDKNLLTVSSEGMILSKPNLIESTNIIGGPYLGGNVWLRDPAQNISEWGADADFDGICDQSLSFQSLSVQYGTDFFPLVYGGTVAITSTPQDAFVYVDGVNTTRTTDASLYLPVGDHQMTVALRGYVTPANRTVTVTAGTTTTLDFDLVRETGYLEVTSVPDGAAIILDGTDTNTRTNATLADPLPTGDYNVTVTLDGYITPAEEVVTITTGDTTTVNFDLVRETGFLEVTSVPAGAHIFLDGTDTHTLTNATLADPLPTGEYNVTVALDGYLTPENRTVTITAGATTSVSFTPERIPTPIHHGSGGGNSGLSAGAANSLSAGDTVSFAVQNSAFCEVNITAGEPISDILITVGRTTLPSGTDAPPGEIYEYDEILLYHTTDDRIADETLNFTVSKTWLAENDFGPGDVTLYRLHDGVWEELAVRLTGEDAQSCFFTAATPGFSTFAIAAVHGTGAAATLAPAPAPAIAEQAPGTAKPATPTSAAAGPTPTQSPVPYGCAVLAAGLICLMKKRRE
- a CDS encoding carbonic anhydrase, giving the protein MTNPSETGGQATEDTKSGSATGTGAKTPLIEQLLEGNQAFRDNEFRDNPERYRELAVAQSPGVLWIGCSDSRAAPERITSAPPGELFVTRNVGNIVPTHDWSLSAVVEYSISHLKVQEIVVVGHSDCGAVKALDKDLQDPYIPLWLNDAREAKARVDARIPKAESPEELKERTHQIELENVRLQIEHLMTYPSVRQAVDEGRIEVHGLYYDLTTGTLSRVV